A genome region from Coffea arabica cultivar ET-39 chromosome 7e, Coffea Arabica ET-39 HiFi, whole genome shotgun sequence includes the following:
- the LOC113699061 gene encoding pentatricopeptide repeat-containing protein At3g29230, with protein sequence MQVLAPIRSPRWVSTRRIFEQKISDLHKCTDPSQLKQVLAVIYKSNLHTDIFIATKLISAFSLCRQMRSAVTIHNQIRQPDAQAYNVLIRAHVRNSQPSQALAAFSQMQSYGVRPNVFTYPFLLKAFSGLEIVAATHAHVEKFGFVEDILVLNSLIEAYSKCGLMGVCAAKKLFSLMVQTDHVSYNCMISGLVKAGQLTEARELFDEMPERDTVSWNAILDGYVKSGEITVAFQLFQSMPLRDSVSWSTMVLGYRKAGNMEMARNLFDEMPVKNMVAWTIIISGYAEKGLLKEAMRLYNEMEEAGLKPDEGTIISVLGACADSGMVGLGRRVHDSVKRNRFSFGIRVSNALVNMYVKCGCLDEALSIFHGMKERNSVSWSTMIHGLGLHGYGEKAVQLFSRMTREGFAPNKVTFLGILSACSHAGLVDEGIQYFYRMQRDYGVIPEIEHYGCMVDLLGRGGRLMEAFGLAHNMPFEPNDKICGALLAACRKHYTVTRAEDELKQLVQLDLKNTGNLSMLSDIYAATGDWTSVAGARLCMKNMSSEKPSGASSIELDDEYYEFTMMDRSHPKSDMIYQVIDQLGEHLRKISYVRTASC encoded by the coding sequence ATGCAAGTTTTGGCGCCAATTCGATCCCCAAGATGGGTCTCAACCAGGAGAATTTTCGAGCAAAAAATCTCCGACCTCCACAAATGCACAGACCCAAGCCAGCTGAAGCAGGTCTTGGCAGTCATCTACAAGTCCAATCTCCACACCGACATTTTTATCGCAACCAAGCTCATTTCCGCTTTCTCTCTTTGCCGCCAAATGCGCTCGGCTGTTACCATACACAACCAAATTCGTCAGCCCGATGCGCAAGCTTATAACGTTTTAATCAGAGCCCATGTTCGAAATTCTCAGCCATCCCAAGCCTTGGCGGCTTTCTCCCAAATGCAAAGCTACGGCGTTCGACCTAATGTTTTCACCTACCCATTCCTGTTGAAGGCCTTCTCGGGGTTGGAAATCGTGGCCGCGACTCATGCCCACGTCGAGAAATTCGGATTTGTTGAGGATATATTGGTGCTTAACTCGCTAATTGAAGCCTACTCCAAGTGTGGGTTGATGGGTGTTTGTGCGGCAAAGAAGCTGTTCAGTCTAATGGTGCAGACAGACCATGTGTCGTACAATTGTATGATCAGCGGGTTGGTGAAAGCAGGTCAGTTGACCGAAGCCCGGGAactgttcgatgaaatgcctgAAAGAGACACGGTAAGTTGGAATGCAATCTTGGACGGGTACGTGAAGTCGGGAGAGATCACTGTGGCTTTTCAGTTATTTCAAAGTATGCCGTTGAGGGATTCGGTTTCTTGGTCAACTATGGTTTTGGGTTATAGAAAGGCAGGGAATATGGAGATGGCGAGAAATTTGTTTGATGAGATGCCTGTCAAGAATATGGTGGCGTGGACTATAATAATATCCGGGTATGCTGAAAAGGGACTCTTAAAGGAGGCAATGAGGCTGTATAATGAAATGGAGGAGGCTGGTCTGAAGCCGGATGAAGGGACTATTATTAGCGTCTTAGGTGCCTGTGCAGATTCTGGTATGGTTGGCTTGGGCAGAAGAGTTCATGATTCTGTAAAGAGGAATAGGTTTAGTTTCGGTATCCGGGTGTCCAACGCTTTAGTTAACatgtatgttaagtgtgggtGCTTGGATGAGGCCTTGAGTATTTTCCATGGGATGAAAGAGAGAAACTCGGTATCCTGGAGTACTATGATCCACGGATTGGGTCTACATGGCTATGGAGAGAAGGCTGTCCAACTCTTCTCTAGAATGACACGGGAAGGATTTGCACCTAACAAAGTAACGTTCCTAGGGATCCTGTCTGCTTGTAGTCATGCAGGCTTGGTTGATGAGGGCATTCAGTATTTTTACAGAATGCAGAGGGATTATGGGGTTATCCCTGAAATTGAGCACTATGGCTGCATGGTTGACCTTCTTGGTCGTGGAGGTCGTCTTATGGAAGCTTTTGGGCTTGCTCATAACATGCCATTTGAACCAAATGACAAAATTTGTGGTGCACTTTTGGCAGCTTGTAGAAAGCATTATACTGTCACACGTGCAGAGGACGAACTCAAGCAACTAGTTCAACTAGACTTGAAGAATACGGGAAATTTATCAATGTTATCAGATATTTATGCGGCAACAGGAGACTGGACCAGTGTTGCAGGTGCAAGGCTGTGCATGAAGAACATGAGCAGCGAAAAGCCTTCTGGGGCCAGTTCAATCGAGTTGGATGATGAATATTATGAATTTACCATGATGGACAGATCTCACCCTAAATCTGATATGATATATCAGGTGATTGACCAATTGGGTGAACATCTTAGGAAGATTAGTTATGTCCGTACAGCTTCTTGCTAA
- the LOC140011135 gene encoding uncharacterized protein, which yields METCLFSSKSFSKTTEIIPFNRIRVPALTGRKFCRHQSKKVGIRYSISCCQLGRKSQSPEDEERPSVDVDWRSFRARLVAGEKASTTGGGPFSAVIDPDRVADQPPTITTGDKWAHTIHEPEKGCLLIATEKLDGVHIFERTVILLLSTGPIGPTGIILNRPSLMSIKEMRSSSALDVVGTFSDRPLFFGGPLVEGIFLVSPEDGKDGVGKSGVLEEVMKGLYYGNKETVGCAAEMVKRNAVEIGDFRFFDGYCAWEREQLRDEIRSGYWTVAACSPSVVGLASVGSVGLWEEILGLMGPRKVW from the exons ATGGAAACCTGTTTATTCTCTTCAAAATCCTTCTCCAAAACAACAGAAATCATTCCTTTTAATAGAATACGAGTTCCTGCTCTCACAGGAAGAAAGTTTTGTCGGCATCAGTCCAAAAAAGTAGGGATTCGATATTCCATATCTT GTTGCCAGCTAGGTCGTAAATCACAATCACCTGAGGATGAGGAGAGACCATCGGTTGATGTTGACTGGCGATCATTTAGGGCAAGGTTAGTAGCTGGAGAAAAAGCATCCACAACAGGAGGAGGGCCTTTTTCTGCTGTTATCGATCCGGATAGAGTCGCGGATCAGCCTCCAACGATCACAACTGGGGACAAATGGGCTCATACTATACATGAACCCGAGAAGGGTTGCTTGCTTATAGCCACAGAGAAGCTGGATGGCGTCCACATTTTCGAAAGAACGGTGATTCTGCTGCTATCTACCGGTCCCATAGGCCCAACTGGTATCATACTCAACCGGCCATCGCTCATGTCAATCAAGGAAATGAGATCATCTTCGGCTTTGGATGTTGTTGGCACATTTTCTGATAGGCCATTGTTCTTTGGAGGGCCCTTAGTAGAAGGGATTTTCCTGGTGAGCCCTGAGGATGGAAAAGATGGGGTTGGAAAGAGTGGAGTGTTGGAGGAAGTAATGAAGGGACTGTACTACGGAAATAAGGAGACCGTGGGTTGTGCTGCTGAGATGGTGAAGAGGAATGCTGTTGAGATTGGGGACTTCAGATTCTTTGATGGATATTGTGCGTGGGAAAGAGAGCAACTGAGGGATGAGATAAGGTCCGGCTATTGGACTGTAGCTGCCTGCAGCCCAAGCGTCGTTGGTCTGGCTAGTGTCGGAAGTGTTGGGCTCTGGGAGGAAATCCTTGGGCTTATGGGCCCTAGAAAGGTTTGGTAA
- the LOC140010926 gene encoding uncharacterized protein, with product MGTQILHSKRYSTGYCSIWGPNAIVSNDIWSVYHEDKAPKNGQFGDFLLPGQVTVNGSIEYNKEKVRQMILKHESMFRHQLQELHRLYGRQKELMDVFRRRDVKKGQIKAETSSLNPCSSYIPCDNAKPTQHAAHTPMHLVFGQSSMSESADKKSLSGFGKDKNMLAFPSRWNGSSEICGPPCSNGNLLQRRMIDLESPAEVDMNHEERHLKERFSGLSGVKSNSAASGPSTNENLHDRDMKSLNFSVLNFHQDGDALRSLWHLKRKNELADLNEPILLEETSISGSADNLGTCTCTSDNRQRVDLSAISNSILHPVRTEPMRPDAPSLMKDGSPTSSPVASQSSPAEPRKINEFSTSEIRKTERKMKRKLFGVDIFEVHDGSLVTHTNTVNGTDKYDQLSSKPSVVEVKETVDSGRRSSFPSSIDGVFYQNGLSLCPQLNAKESMGNSAIDCNFISNTTTSALVHKISPPTDHVNSVEGLDCLGWRSAEVIKTAKITSNAFQDDVASEHYNLSADCQSENVLKGSKVHLMETEYRYEQSRAKSNSYHLNLDSLQHNSQQFFKKTKVISLSSQVLTDKQETTLPLLIHENEQKNTEVDKCSSTIMNSNFLTSNELRISNDLNFATEPAFLAADGDNAQDSVVEKVGPVDQAGGKDLKSEEPMNSSFSCLRCPIDLNLSVTEEEARSAPSLPSAVVKLATTEMDLEVPLVPAYESEKDTKISSDGSKAPCEDLIRLAAEAIVAISVSGGEDTAEHATFISLDGTSNDCLEWFVDIVSSFECHDQSNTNVVNWSGDAAFTEDLIPDGMDYFEFMTLKLKDARSENYLYNYEAPVLQNQDDDEHVTKLSRRPRRGQARRGRQRKDFQRDILPGLISLSKLEVTEDFRTFEEVLRASGCNWESSLSRKSAAKNGRGRRRSGVTHPQKADAIYPPLEQKPVSREVKLEDKTLTGWGKKTRRLPRQRSTNGTITVSLDKK from the exons ATGGGAACTCAAATACTTCATTCTAAAAGATATTCGACAGGATACTGTTCCATTTGGGGTCCAAATGCAATTGTAAGCAATGACATCTGGTCCGTGTATCATGAAGATAAAGCCCCAAAAAATGGTCAGTTCGGTGACTTCCTTCTGCCCGGGCAAGTAACAGTCAATGGCTCTATTGAGTACAACAAGGAAAAAGTGAGGCAAATGATTCTAAAGCATGAATCAATGTTCAGGCATCAG CTCCAAGAACTCCACCGTCTTTATGGAAGACAGAAGGAGCTCATGGACGTATTCAGAAGAAGAGATGTAAAGAAAGGTCAAATAAAGGCAGAAACATCTAGTTTGAATCCTTGCTCATCTTATATTCCTTGTGACAATGCTAAACCTACACAGCATGCTGCACATACTCCAATGCATCTGGTGTTTGGTCAATCATCAATGTCAGAGTCCGCTGACAAGAAGTCCCTCTCTGGTTTTGGCAAGGACAAGAATATGCTGGCTTTTCCCTCCAGGTGGAATGGAAGTTCAGAAATATGTGGACCTCCATGCTCTAACGGAAATTTGCTTCAGAGAAGAATGATTGACCTTGAAAGTCCAGCCGAAGTGGATATGAATCATGAAgaaagacacctcaaagagagaTTCTCTGGACTGTCTGGGGTTAAGAGCAACTCTGCAGCCAGTGGGCCAAGCACTAATGAGAATTTGCATGATAGAGATATGAAGTCACTTAATTTCAGTGTCCTTAATTTCCATCAGGATGGCGATGCTTTGAGATCCCTGTGGCActtaaaaagaaagaatgagTTGGCTGACTTGAATGAACCCATCTTGCTTGAAGAAACCTCTATTTCAGGTTCTGCTGATAATTTAGGCACCTGCACTTGCACTTCGGATAACAGACAAAGGGTAGATTTATCtgcaatttcaaattcaatcctTCATCCTGTACGGACAG AGCCAATGAGACCTGATGCCCCTTCTCTCATGAAAGATGGCAGTCCTACCAGTTCGCCTGTAGCTTCCCAGTCATCCCCAGCTGAGCCGAGGAAAATCAATGAGTTCTCAACATCTGAAATCAGAAAGACTGAAAGAAAGATGAAAAGAAAACTTTTTGGTGTTGATATTTTCGAAGTGCATGATGGATCATTGGTTACTCATACCAATACGGTCAATGGTACAGATAAATATGATCAACTCAGTTCCAAACCATCAGTTGTTGAAGTTAAAGAGACTGTTGATTCAGGCAGAAGATCATCATTTCCAAGCTCAATAGATGGAGTATTCTATCAAAATGGTCTCTCTCTTTGTCCTCAGTTGAATGCCAAGGAGTCAATGGGCAATTCAGCAATCGATTGTAACTTCATCAGCAACACGACCACCAGTGCCTTGGTGCACAAAATATCTCCACCTACAGATCATGTAAATTCTGTTGAGGGTTTGGACTGCTTGGGCTGGAGGTCTGCTGAGGTCATTAAAACTGCCAAGATTACCTCTAATGCATTTCAAGATGATGTTGCTTCTGAACATTACAACTTGTCTGCAGATTGTCAAAGTGAAAATGTTCTGAAGGGATCAAAGGTCCATCTTATGGAAACAGAATATAGATACGAACAGAGCAGAGCAAAAAGCAACTCTTATCATCTAAATTTGGATTCTTTGCAGCACAATTCTCAGcagtttttcaagaaaactaaagttatttcgcTTTCCTCTCAGGTCTTGACAGACAAACAGGAAACTACTTTACCTCTTCTTATTCATGAGAACGAGCAGAAAAATACTGAAGTTGACAAATGTAGTTCTACTATAATGAACAGTAATTTCCTAACCAGCAATGAACTCAGGATCTCCAATGATCTAAACTTTGCAACTGAGCCGGCTTTTTTGGCTGCTGATGGTGATAATGCTCAAGATTCCGTGGTAGAAAAAGTTGGTCCTGTAGATCAGGCTGGAGGAAAGGATCTAAAGTCAGAGGAACCAATGAACagttctttttcttgtttacgATGTCCCATCGACTTGAATTTATCTGTTACTGAAGAGGAGGCTCGTTCAGCACCCTCCCTTCCTTCAGCTGTTGTGAAACTTGCAACAACTGAAATGGACTTGGAAGTTCCCTTGGTGCCTGCATATGAATCAGAAAAAGATACTAAAATTTCATCTGATGGGAGCAAGGCCCCTTGTGAAGATCTCATTAGACTCGCGGCTGAGGCTATAGTTGCAATCTCAGTCTCTGGTGGAGAAGATACTGCAGAACATGCGACATTCATATCACTTGACGGGACATCGAATGATTGCCTTGAATGGTTTGTGGACATTGTGTCTTCTTTTGAGTGCCATGATCAGAGCAACACAAATGTTGTCAACTGGAGCGGAGATGCTGCATTTACTGAGGATTTGATTCCTGATGGTATGgattattttgaatttatgaCATTGAAGCTGAAGGATGCCAGAAGTGAGAACTACCTGTATAATTACGAGGCACCAGTTTTACAGAATCAGGATGATGATGAACATGTTACTAAATTGTCAAGACGGCCCCGAAGAGGGCAAGCAAGAAGAGGAAGGCAGCGTAAGGACTTCCAAAGGGATATACTTCCTGGTCTGATTTCCCTGTCAAAGCTTGAGGTGACTGAGGATTTTCGGACGTTTGAAGAAGTGCTAAGAGCTAGTGGTTGTAATTGGGAGTCCAGCTTATCAAGAAAAAGTGCTGCTAAGAATGGCAGGGGAAGAAGGCGTTCAGGGGTTACGCATCCTCAGAAAGCAGATGCAATTTACCCTCCGTTAGAGCAGAAACCTGTTTCTAGAGAGGTGAAACTCGAGGATAAAACTTTAACTGGGTGGGGAAAGAAGACTAGGCGTTTGCCAAGGCAAAGATCTACGAATGGAACCATTACTGTTTCTTTAGATAAAAAATAA
- the LOC140004201 gene encoding chorismate mutase 1, chloroplastic-like isoform X2, with product MEAQLFTVASASASLTLLLPPSDSSKPISLFPPPTHRWNSNGFFKIVTCAAPKHGIHSTEAIETTIGLPRKNRVDETKIYTLEGIRSNLIRQEDSIIFNLLERAQFCFNKQTYNADAFAMDGFRGSLVEYIVKETEKLHASVGRYKSPDEHPFFPDDLPNPLLPPLLYPQVLHPAANSININLKIWDMYFRNLLPRLVKEGDDSNYGSAAVCDTICLQALSKRIHYGKFVAEAKYRASPDVYNAAIKAQDSTRLMALLTYPEVEEVIKKRVEMKTRTYGQEVTLGGGENGTDPAYKINPSLVADLYEDWIMPLTKKVQIEYLLRRLD from the exons ATGGAGGCCCAGCTGTTTACAGTGGCTTCAGCCTCTGCTTCACtgactcttcttcttcctccttcgGATTCCTCAAAACCCATTTCCCTTTTCCCCCCTCCAACCCATCGATGGAATTCCAACGGCTTTTTCAAAATTGTCACCTGCGCTGCTCCGAAGCATGGCATTCACTCCACTGAAGCAATTGAAACTACTATCGG ATTGCCAAGGAAAAATAGGGTTGATGAGACTAAAATATATACCCTTGAGGGTATAAGGAGTAATTTGATTCGACAGGAGGATAGCATAATTTTCAACCTTTTGGAGAGGGCTCAGTTCTGTTTCAATAAACAGACATATAATGCTGATGCTTTTGCCATGGATGGATTCAGAGGTTCTTTGGTTGAGTACATTGTCAAAGAAACTGAAAAGCTTCATGCTAGT GTTGGGAGATATAAGAGCCCCGATGAGCATCCTTTCTTCCCAGATGATTTACCTAACCCACTGTTGCCGCCTTTGCTGTACCCACAG GTTTTGCATCCTGCTGCTAATTCGATTAATATCAATCTCAAGATATGGGACATGTATTTCAGAAATCTTCTTCCTAGATTAGTTAAAGAAGGTGACGATAGTAATTATGGATCAGCAGCCGTTTGTGACACAATTTGCTTGCAG GCCTTGTCAAAGAGAATCCATTATGGTAAGTTTGTTGCAGAAGCAAAATATCGGGCCTCACCAGATGTTTATAATGCTGCTATTAAAGCACAA GACAGTACCCGACTTATGGCTTTGTTAACATACCCAGAAGTGGAAGAGGTTATCAAAAAGAGAGTAGAGATGAAAACCAGAACTTATGGGCAAGAGGTGACTTTAGGTGGGGGAGAAAATGGAACTGATCCAGCTTACAAAATCAATCCATCTCTAGTAGCTGATTTATACGAGGACTGGATCATGCCATTGACAAAGAAAGTTCAAATTGAATATCTTCTGAGAAGACTGGATTAA
- the LOC113698864 gene encoding pentatricopeptide repeat-containing protein At2g03380, mitochondrial-like — MKGLPSIVPALIQNPTKFTCVKAQLRILSETSSPLSEKFASFLDNCLDIDSLKKLHACILTHGLENNVGLGSKLINSCARFNLLTESKWVFRKIICNNLSLWNSIILGYFRAAHFGEVLGLYVGLRRRKIGINGSVITFGLKSCVELGSLDFGKSLHVDAFKSGLNGDRFVGSSLIGLYHKYDDVDEAAKVFDEITARDVVVYTSMITAYAQVGDNRSCEAFRVAGYMQKEELEPNRITLVSLLQAVSVYGAIKEGKSIHGYAIRKGIGWLDEVFETSLMDMYMKCGFPGKAALSFGNISWKTIGSWNAMITGHLQLGQPLKALQLFLQMVQQNYVPDIITLANGVLSCGYIGHLSGGKSIHGYLLRNGFQLDLVATTALIDMYSKCYQLIQAKEVFDKMHRKDDVSFNVMIAGYLENGFSSQAVEEFHEMVRMDLRPNVSTILNVLSAISDLKDTRQGKCIHGHAFRHGFGENTDIANQLINMYSKCCTMNYARKVFDRIGKKDTVSWTSMITAHVNGGRADEAVILFRLMQKEKLNPDSVTLISLLQALSQLGCLSLAREVHTRIYRILLNEDKPMINCLITAYSNFGKLSIARNLFEHVAKRQLATWNSMISAYGMHGDCVQALKLFDMMKKDKIPPDGLTFTSVLSACSHSGMVNEGLCVFKSMKEEYRLTPSGEHYSCMVDLLSRAGRLEEAYELLKFLPSDQATSALGALLAACRVHGNINIGEIIGRRLLELEPQNPSAYNLVSNLLAEQEKWEEVAKLRSIAERRGLKGFAGNSMIEFGCTGLLSGS; from the coding sequence ATGAAAGGGCTTCCTTCCATAGTTCCCGCGTTAATTCAAAACCCCACCAAGTTTACCTGCGTCAAAGCTCAACTGCGGATCCTCTCTGAAACTTCTTCACCGCTTTCTGAGAAGTTTGCTTCTTTTTTGGACAACTGTCTGGACATTGATTCTTTAAAAAAGTTGCATGCTTGCATATTAACACATGGTCTTGAAAACAACGTTGGTTTGGGCTCTAAGCTTATCAATTCGTGCGCAAGATTCAATCTTTTAACTGAATCTAAATGGGTTTTCCGTAAAATCATTTGTAACAATCTCTCTCTCTGGAATTCAATTATTCTTGGGTACTTCAGAGCTGCTCATTTTGGTGAAGTTCTGGGGCTTTATGTAGGACTAAGGCGTAGAAAAATTGGTATCAATGGTTCAGTAATTACTTTTGGTTTGAAAAGTTGCGTTGAGTTGGGTAGTCTAGACTTTGGAAAAAGTCTCCATGTGGATGCTTTCAAGTCTGGCTTAAATGGTGATCGGTTTGTGGGTTCATCACTGATTGGGTTGTATCACAAATATGATGACGTTGACGAAGCAGCtaaagtgtttgatgaaattacTGCGAGAGATGTCGTTGTTTACACTTCAATGATTACTGCATATGCTCAGGTTGGTGATAATCGTTCTTGCGAGGCTTTCAGAGTGGCAGGTTATATGCAAAAGGAAGAACTTGAACCAAATCGCATAACTCTGGTCAGCTTATTGCAGGCTGTATCAGTGTATGGAGCTATTAAAGAGGGCAAATCAATTCATGGATATGCTATTAGGAAAGGGATTGGATGGTTGGATGAAGTCTTTGAAACTAGTCTGATGGATATGTACATGAAGTGCGGGTTCCCTGGCAAAGCAGCCTTGAGTTTTGGTAACATAAGCTGGAAAACAATCGGTTCCTGGAATGCTATGATTACTGGTCATCTGCAACTTGGGCAGCCCTTGAAAGCATTGCAACTTTTTcttcaaatggttcaacaaaaCTATGTGCCTGATATTATTACTTTGGCCAATGGGGTTTTGAGTTGTGGATATATAGGGCATTTGTCTGGAGGCAAGAGTATCCATGGCTACTTACTGAGAAATGGATTTCAGCTTGATCTTGTTGCTACCACAGCTCTAATCGATATGTACTCGAAATGTTACCAACTAATTCAAGCCAAGGAAGTCTTTGATAAGATGCATCGTAAAGATGATGTTTCTTTCAATGTGATGATAGCTGGTTATCTTGAAAATGGATTTTCATCTCAGGCCGTGGAGGAATTTCATGAAATGGTAAGGATGGATTTGAGGCCAAACGTAAGTACAATCCTGAACGTGCTTTCTGCAATCTCAGATCTGAAAGATACAAGGCAAGGCAAGTGCATCCATGGACATGCGTTCAGACATGGGTTTGGAGAGAATACGGATATAGCAAATCAACTTATTAACATGTACTCAAAGTGCTGCACCATGAACTACGCAAGGAAAGTCTTTGACAGGATAGGAAAGAAGGATACAGTGTCATGGACATCAATGATAACAGCTCATGTTAATGGTGGCCGTGCTGATGAAGCTGTGATCCTGTTCCGGCTGATGCAGAAAGAAAAACTTAATCCTGATTCTGTCACTTTAATCAGTCTACTTCAGGCATTGTCTCAGCTTGGATGTCTGAGTTTGGCCAGGGAAGTTCATACTCGCATATATCGAATACTTTTGAATGAAGACAAACCTATGATTAATTGTCTAATTACTGCTTATAGCAACTTTGGAAAATTAAGCATTGCGAGAAATTTGTTTGAGCATGTAGCTAAACGTCAATTGGCAACATGGAATTCTATGATATCAGCATACGGAATGCACGGTGACTGTGTTCAAGCACTGAAATTGTTTGACATGATGAAAAAGGATAAGATTCCTCCTGATGGATTAACGTTCACGTCAGTACTTTCTGCGTGCAGTCATTCAGGAATGGTAAACGAGGGCTTGTGCGTCTTCAAGTCTATGAAAGAAGAATATAGATTAACTCCTTCAGGTGAGCATTACAGTTGTATGGTGGACTTATTAAGCAGAGCAGGGCGCCTTGAAGAAGCATATGAACTTCTAAAATTTCTGCCATCAGACCAAGCTACTTCTGCACTTGGTGCTCTGCTTGCTGCTTGCAGAGTTCATGGAAATATCAATATTGGGGAAATAATAGGAAGGAGGCTGTTGGAACTGGAGCCTCAGAACCCTAGTGCATATAATTTAGTGTCAAATTTGTTAGCTGAACAAGAGAAATGGGAGGAAGTAGCTAAACTGAGAAGCATTGCAGAAAGAAGAGGCTTGAAAGGATTTGCAGGGAATAGCATGATAGAGTTTGGATGTACGGGTCTTCTGAGTGGTTCATGA
- the LOC140004201 gene encoding chorismate mutase 1, chloroplastic-like isoform X1 — translation MEAQLFTVASASASLTLLLPPSDSSKPISLFPPPTHRWNSNGFFKIVTCAAPKHGIHSTEAIETTIGLPRKNRVDETKIYTLEGIRSNLIRQEDSIIFNLLERAQFCFNKQTYNADAFAMDGFRGSLVEYIVKETEKLHASVGRYKSPDEHPFFPDDLPNPLLPPLLYPQVLHPAANSININLKIWDMYFRNLLPRLVKEGDDSNYGSAAVCDTICLQALSKRIHYGQYPTYGFVNIPRSGRGYQKESRDENQNLWARGDFRWGRKWN, via the exons ATGGAGGCCCAGCTGTTTACAGTGGCTTCAGCCTCTGCTTCACtgactcttcttcttcctccttcgGATTCCTCAAAACCCATTTCCCTTTTCCCCCCTCCAACCCATCGATGGAATTCCAACGGCTTTTTCAAAATTGTCACCTGCGCTGCTCCGAAGCATGGCATTCACTCCACTGAAGCAATTGAAACTACTATCGG ATTGCCAAGGAAAAATAGGGTTGATGAGACTAAAATATATACCCTTGAGGGTATAAGGAGTAATTTGATTCGACAGGAGGATAGCATAATTTTCAACCTTTTGGAGAGGGCTCAGTTCTGTTTCAATAAACAGACATATAATGCTGATGCTTTTGCCATGGATGGATTCAGAGGTTCTTTGGTTGAGTACATTGTCAAAGAAACTGAAAAGCTTCATGCTAGT GTTGGGAGATATAAGAGCCCCGATGAGCATCCTTTCTTCCCAGATGATTTACCTAACCCACTGTTGCCGCCTTTGCTGTACCCACAG GTTTTGCATCCTGCTGCTAATTCGATTAATATCAATCTCAAGATATGGGACATGTATTTCAGAAATCTTCTTCCTAGATTAGTTAAAGAAGGTGACGATAGTAATTATGGATCAGCAGCCGTTTGTGACACAATTTGCTTGCAG GCCTTGTCAAAGAGAATCCATTATG GACAGTACCCGACTTATGGCTTTGTTAACATACCCAGAAGTGGAAGAGGTTATCAAAAAGAGAGTAGAGATGAAAACCAGAACTTATGGGCAAGAGGTGACTTTAGGTGGGGGAGAAAATGGAACTGA